Part of the Macrobrachium rosenbergii isolate ZJJX-2024 unplaced genomic scaffold, ASM4041242v1 13895, whole genome shotgun sequence genome, ATAATGTTCGCATTTCATACATGTTTTTATTGACTAACTCCTGTATGTTACTCAGTTAGTACTACCACATATACCGTCAGTTCTGCTCTCTTTAGTAAAGCGAAATTGTGATTTCATCTATTCTCTGTAGTGAAATTTCGCGCGAGCTTTGCTTCTACTGATTGTTTTGCGTTGTGGACATTCTAGAACCTGGAAAATTTGAGCTGTTGAACAGTGCAGTTTTAATCTAGATGGTTCTCCAGATTTTCGTTTGGTTACCTTTTACCCCCTGAGTGTAGAAGTCTTTTGCTCCCTGAGTGTAGAAAGAAGTCTTTTACTCTGATTGTAGAAGCCTTTTACTCCCTGAGTGTAGAAGTCTTTTACTCTCTGAGTGTAGAAGTCTTCTACTCCCTGAGTGTAGAAGTCTTCTACTCCCTGAGTGTAGAAGTCTTTTACTCCCTAAGTGTAAAAGTCTTTTACTCTCTGAGTGTAGAAGTCTTTACTCTGATTGTAGAAGCCTTTTACTCCTTGAGTGTAGAAGTCTTTTACTCCCTGAGTGTAAAACTCTTTTACTCCCTGAGGGTAGAAGTCTTTTGCTCCCTGAGTGTAGAAGTCTTTTACTCCCTGAGTGTAGAAGCCTTTTGCTGCCTGAGTGTAGAAGTCTTTTACTCCCTGAGTGTAGAAGTCTTCTACTCCCTGAGTGTAGAAGTCTTTTACTCCCTGAGTGTAGAAGTCTTTTGCTCCCTGAGTGTAGAAGTCTTTTGCTCCCTGAGTGTAGAAGTCTTTTGCTCCCTGAGTGTAGAAGTCTTTTGCTCCCTGAGTGTAGAAGTCTTTTGCTCCCCTCCCTGAGTGTAGAAGTCTTTTACTCCCTGAGTGTATGAGTGTAGAAGTCTTTTACTCTCTGAGTGTATAAGTCTTTTACTCCCTGAGTGTAGAAGTCTTTTACTCCCTGAGTGTAAAAGTCTTTTACTCCCTGAGGGTAGAAGTCTTTTACTCCCTGAGTATAGAAGTCTTTTACTCCCTGAGTGTAGAAGTCTATTACTCCCTGAGTGTAGAAGTCTTTTACTTCTGAGTGTAGAAGTCTTTTACTCCCTGAGTGTAGAAGTCTTTTACGCCTTGAGTGTAGAAGTCTTTTACTCCCTGAGTGTAGAAGTCTTTTACTCCCTGAGTGTAGAAGTCTTTTACTCCCTGAGTGTAGAAGTCTTTTACTCCCTAAGTGTAGAAGCCTTCTACTCCCTGAGTGTAGAAGTCTTTTACTCCTTGAGTGTAGAAGTCTTTTACTCCCTGAGTGTAGAAGTCTTTTACTCCTTGAGTGTAGAAGCCTTCTACTTCCTGAGTGTAGAAGTCTTTTGCTCCCTGAGTGTAGAAGTCTTTTACTCCCTGAGTGTAGAAGTCTTTTACTCCCTGAGTGTAGAAGTCTTTTACTCCTTGAGTGAAGAAGCCTTTTACTCCCTGAGTGTAGAAGCCTTTTACTCCCTGAGTGTAGAAGTCTTTTACTCCTTGAGTGTAGAATTCTTTTACTCCTTGAGTGTAGAAGTCTTTTATTCCCCGAGTGTAAAAGTCTTTTACACCCTGAGTGTAGAAGTCTTGTACTCCCTGAGTGTAGAAGTCTTTTATTCCCCGAGTGTAAAAGTCTTTTACACCCTGAGTGTAGAAGTCTTTTATTCCCCGAGTGTAAAAGTCTTTTACACCCTGAGTGTAGAAGTCTTGTACTCCCTGAGTGTAGAAGTCTTTTACTCCCTGAGTGTAGAAGTCTTTTACCCCTGAGTGTAGAAGTCTTTTACTCCCTGAGTGTAGAAGTCTTTTACTCCCTGAGTGTAGAGGTCTTTTACTCCCTGAGTGTAGAAGTCTTTTACCTGAAAATAAGTGAAGTCTTTTACTCCCTGAGTGTAGAAGTCTTTTACTCCCTGAGTGTAGAAGTCTTTTACTCCCTGAGTGCAGCCAGTCcaatcattttttcattcatatataaatatccttagtATATGTTTAAGCTTTTATCTACTTGAATGTGACTAATTAAGAGAAATGCCATTTAGATAGTAAATTGGTGGCTCATTTTATTCTatgaaatgaaagatgaaagcTGTAGTGGAAGTGCCGCTTTTATACCTCTGATTTCGTTCCTCTGTGAGAGAGTCAAACATAATTTTGTATAGCAATCAGGCAGTTCAGAGCAAGGTCCTACAAAACTACCATCTATGCAtcaaatattttgtaatgaaattggTGGGTCAGAAAATTCAGACGACCTCACCAAGCCTTTTATTCCTTCAATACCTCATCAAACTTAGGGCACGGACCCTGGCGGCTTCATCTAAACCACCTGTCCTGGACTTTCTGCATGAATGA contains:
- the LOC136837924 gene encoding uncharacterized protein, with product MSKWFQNLIEEVCDIKVQLDFDYKEKKKKHTLSMLISGVEVFYSLSVEVFYALSVEVFYSLSVEVFYSLSVEVFYSLSVEVFYSLSVEAFYSLSVEVFYSLSVEVFYSLSVEVFYSLSVEAFYFLSVEVFCSLSVEVFYSLSVEVFYSLSVEVFYSLSEEAFYSLSVEAFYSLSVEVFYSLSVEFFYSLSVEVFYSPSVKVFYTLSVEVLYSLSVEVFYSPSVKVFYTLSVEVFYSPSVKVFYTLSVEVLYSLSVEVFYSLSVEVFYP